A window of Phragmites australis chromosome 2, lpPhrAust1.1, whole genome shotgun sequence genomic DNA:
ACACGACCCAAGGTGCACGGTGCACAAGGACTGACACGAAGGTCGCATACGGCGTAGAGTGTTCCGTACAGCTAAGGGCTACAGCAGATTGCAGTCCAACATCACTGTTCTAACAGCAGTTAAGATTGTGGTAGCTTCGGAGTATTGGGTGATGGAAGAGCTCGGGCGATAATCCATGTCACTCCAGTGAGCAGATCAAGGATTCGAGATGTATGGATAGCATTTGGGTGAGggaaagaataaaagagaaGAGATAGGAGTATCCTGGATTTGTATGGCAGTTGGGATTGGATGGGTGCGCCTTTCTTAGCCGCAGGCCTCCAACTGCAGGTACGGCGAATATTTCAGTCATATTCCGTTGGCATCAAAGTTCCTGGGGCCTCCGGTGGCCCTCCTGCAACGCCAGCCGCAGGCGCGTGATCGAGGTGTTTGTTTGGCCATTTTGTTTCGTCCGTTTGCCACTTTTCTGTCACCTCGCTCGTTTTTCTGGAAGGGGAACGCGCACGGAGCCTGTAGTTCTTCTACTTGCTCAAGTAAAGACTACGACCCCATTGTCAAGTCTGAAGACACCTTTTTAACTATTATATGAATTTTTAACTGCTCTTTTTTGCTGCTGGAAATATGTTTTTGTGCCGGTGTACCTGAGCCGCCGAGGATGAGGATCATCCATGGTGTGTTTGATTAATTGAATAGGGTTTTGTAGAACCGTATTGTATATTTTGATCGGACGAAAGCAGATTGAgtggagtcatatttgttgacaTAAGAGTATTTATCTGAATAGACTGAtctgagtttctgtttgattgACTGTATTTAAAATCGTATGAGCGAATATAAGAATTGAGATTATCCATGAGCCAGACTAAAGACGTATATTTTTATCCGTCGAACCATATTAAAACAGTAGATACAAACAAATAAACACATTTCTTTCTAATATTATACGTACCTATCGGATCAAATTGGAACAGATTGGGCAGCCAAACACATCCCATGTGAACGATGATGCAATGGATCATGTCTCCATGTGCTGCTGTGGATATGTGGCGTATTGATCGGTGTGCTGCCTACTTTGATGCAGAGCTCTTTTTTGAGATAAAAAATGATGCAGAGAGCTAACCGTGGAgactggagagagagagacgtaTTCGTCCAATTCATGTGACGGCGTAGCCCAAATACAGGCCCAGATACACTCCAGCTCCCTCAAGGCCTAAGCCCACCCAAACTGTCCGGATCTTCTGCGCCGGGAGGAACCGCCACAGCCGCCGCGGTGCCCGTTCCCGATGGCCGCAGAGGAGCAGACCCGTGCGTCCCCATCGCCGACACCGGCGAAGCGGGCCCACTCTCAGAGGCTGCCCATCCGTGGCCACCAGATTGCTTTCCGGTGAGCTCTCGGAGCCACTTGCTTAGTCACTAGTCCGTGTTGATAAGCTGCGTCGCAAGGCCAAAGAATTCAGCGTAAATATCGCGAGATCCGTTCAAAAATGCAATCTTCGAGTGTTCTTGCTTTAGCAGCAAATTTATTTCCTGAAAAACCGCGTTGCCTGCTGAAGAATGTCACTTGGCTCTGATTGTCTGGGATCTTACTGATTTACTGATGATATTATACTTTCATGTGCAGATGTATAGTTAGATTTTTGtcatgtttttattttctttttatggtGGAGAGGTCCCTTCCGGATTGTGTATCTTCTGTAGATGCCACAGTATAAACCAAGGAACACAATTGCAATAAGTTCAGTGACCACAGGccacaaatatattttctttgttcCTTCTTTTCGAGGAACCAATCAGAGcgatttgttgatttttttgagaaataagggcccgtttggcagagctccagatTCAACTTCTGAGCTGAATCtggaggagctctgccaaacggcagaatttggctttagctccctgagtgaatcacttctcctgattcactgaaatgtactagaagctgaggagctgaaaaaagtagcttctcCTGAGGAGCTAACCACGCTGATTCTCCTAATTCATAGAGTTTATCCTAGAGAATCattaagaatcactttcagccataGAATCACTTCCTCAGAGAATCAATTTctttagagaatttgaatcaggagaagctctgccaaacgggccctaaGTGCATACACAAGAATGCTCATTTTGGAGCTGCAAGGAAACCACACGATATGTTGGATTAAGCAGAGCTAGTAAGAAAGCTCTACAAACTTATGATTGCATTGCTGAAATAGTAGGCAATGAAATGAAAGCTGAAACAACTCTAGACAATGCCATAAACAACCCTAGACACCGAGATGGTAGTTGGAACATCTAGCTATGAtgcttcttcctcttgaaaACAGGCTTCCACTTTTTTGTTTATTCTGCTCACCCCTGATCCTGAAAGGAGATCCAAGTCATATGGTTAACATGTCATGTCACTACACTTTGGGAATATAAATTGCATAATAATCATCCCAAAAAATTAGTTTTGTATGTGGAGTTCATAAGAGCCATCTTGGAAGATTAaaattatttcatatttttttaagagatgGTGCATAATAGTGTGTTCTACCACAAAAGAAAACTTACACTTCAAGAGCCCTGCTGTTGATGCTTAAGATAGCTGATTCGGTGGTGGTGGGGATTGGTAGGTGTGCAGAGGTGGCATTGTTGATGACGTGCCAACATTTGGAGGTGATAGAGAGTTATACTGGTAAAGAGGCTGTGTAGATGTTGAAGATGCTGGTGGAGAATTTTCATGAGGGGCTTTTGGTTGTAGATGTTTCGAAGCTTTTGGAGGCAAAGGTGGAGAATACAGATAGGATGGCGGTGAAGATTGATAGTTATACGGAGGTGGTGAATACTGGTAAGGTGGTGGAGAGTTATAGTGATACGGAGGCGTTGCTGATGATGGTAGAAGTGGTGACTTGTAGTAGTATGGAGGTGTTAAATGCTTGTGGGATGGTGCTGGAATCTTGACGCcttgtggaggtggtggagatCGGTAGGTGTTTGAAGGTGTGGACTGTTGGTaaggtggtggtgaagggtGGTAGTTCTGAGGTGGTGATGGGTACTGGTAAGCTGGAGGTGGAAACTGGTTAGAAGGAGGTGGTGAATATTGATAAGGCAATGGTGATAGGGGTGAGGGATACTGGTAAGGGGGTGACAGGGAATGGGGATACATCGGTGGTAGGATGTGAGGTTTCGAACATACAAAGGTCTTCTTTGATGCAAATGCCATTATTTGGTTGGCTTTGAGAACCAGCTCCTCGCTTGACTTGGAGTAAACACTGAGCCCAGACAAATTTAACTCCATTGGCACATTGCAGTCAGATCCTCCTGGTGCTGCATGGAGCTCAACCTTACACGAATCAGACCCATAGGTATTGCTAATTGGTAGGCCCTTAAGGCTCACACTGTATTTGCCATTGCTTCTGGTGTAGCCAAATCCCACAAGTGCTTGGTCATTTGCCTGACAAGTGACCTTGACCATGGCTCCTGCACCCAGATCATTGTAAGGAAATGAGATATAAGTATGAAACTCAGAAGGACATTTGGGGATGATTTGCAAAAGCATCCATCTTGGAAGTCAGTCTATTCTCAGCAATGTGCTTTAGCTGTAATTTGGTTCAAAGCGTGCGGCTCCCAGGAAGGAAAGAAGTGCAGATCCTTCTTATACAATCATTCACAGATTTTCGCAACATTGAACACATCATAATGAGCAAAAAGATCAAATTGTTCTTTTACCCATGTTCTTGGACCTTCTGCTTTTTTATGTCACCGACTTATGTTTAAGGAAGCTAATTATGAGCAAAAGTAACATTAATATATTTCCAAGCTGACTGCATTAGTATGATTAGATCGTAAAAACAGGGCTAATGACAAAATTTCACCTTCCAGGTGCTTCTTCCCATGGGATTCTTCTGGGTGTGCCTCATTGAAGCATCTATAGCAGTACACCTTCCCTACCACCTTGATAACAGGAGCATATGTTGGTGATAAGGAAAGAGACGGTGGTAAAAAGCTGGTTGCTCCCGCGCCATGCATTGTAAAAATGGCAAACAACATGGTGAAGGCCATCCATAGGTGACCCTTTGGCTGGCCTGTCATGCTCATTTTCATGGCTAGATAGTGCTTTGTCAAGGGAGAGGAGAAAAGGGTGTGGACGTTGGCTTTGATATGGATGGCTATTTATAATGGCCATGGTTGCAATGTGTgagggaaggagggagaggaggtgggGGATGGGGTTAGGGGCCAACATTATTCAGCTTCAGTTGCTTGCATATTCACACTTTTTGCATTGTATATTGCTTACTGAATTCATCTCACTTGTTTATAATGAGAGAGCAGAGTATTTtggttttttaataatggaTAGCAAACAGTAGAAGTTATCATTTTCTCTTTTAAGATGGCATAGATTTGCTTATGTTTGTTTACTACCGTTCAGGTAATATACGAAAGTACAAACACAATCCGAGTTAAGCAAACCCAGAATTTTTCAAGCCATGTCATTTATAAGCTCTGACCAGGGTAGATTGAGGGGTGAAAGCTACAACCTTTTTTCTTACCATCATATTTTAGTGAATAGTGATCAACATTTCTAGCTGCAGATTCATCCAATCCAGATGGGAAATGTCCCGGAATATACTGCAGAGAAGAAAATTAACTGCCTCATTTTTATCCTGGCAAAGGTTTGTGTAGTCTGTGTAGTTTGAGGTTTCAACTGCTCAAACATATAGCCTAGTTTCAACTGCTCAAACATATAGCCCACTGACCCATAGTAGGTAACAAATCTCAAGTAAAAAATGCGCttttggtcaactcaaatggTTCAGGCAAACAAATCTGCTCTGCTCCATGAAAAGAAGCAGTTGGCATTTGGATTTGGTTTAAAACTCCTAAAAAATtggatttggtttggttggtggcAGCAGTTCAGGCTGACTGAGCACTGATAAGCTCTAGGGCTTGCGGTCCAATTTGTAAGATGTCTTCAATTGGGCCGAAGCTCGTAAGATAAAAGAGAGGAAATGAAGTGCGTGACAGGATTCGGCCCATGTTCAGCTCCAAATAATCAGCATCCATGCAGGCTAACAGGACTGGAAACAATAATAATCTTTGCTTGATTTCCCTGCTTAATTTGATCATATGAATGGAAATACTTGACAAGATGCCATTAGTTTTCACCTCATGTCATGCCATCCACCCTAGCTATCACATTGCCCCAATTTACAAGCAGGCTTGCCAGCTCCATTTTCTAGTTTTCTGCCAACCTAACAACTTGGTTAATACTACTATTTGGTATCCTTCCTTCTGAACCTGAACCCCAAAATGGCAGCAAGTGAAGATCTAGACATGGAGAAAGCACCATGACACTCTTCACAAACCATCACCCTCCATTCAGAAGAAACGCTACTAGCTCTCCTTCCAGCTACAAAGAAACTAAGCGAGACAATAATAACAACTTAATGGTCACTTAAGGAACCCTAAGCGTTACTTATGTCAGTATTGTTTTACCGCGAAGCCCGGTTCACGTAACCTAAGTGTCGTTCCAGAAACTGAAGAGCTGTGCGCCGTGAGGAACCCCGGTCATGTCGTTGCTGCTCGCTGCGGCAGCCACCGGCGGGGCGGAAGCCGGCGTCCAGGGAGCCATCCTCCCACCACCGTAGGCCTCTGCGTTTACCAGGTAGTTCTCGTACCCCATTTGCGCCTGCTTCGCTTCGTCGTGATCCCCGTGTGCCCGTGCATGCACTTGCTCATGGCTCACCACCGCCGTGGTAGTTGCCGCCGCAGCGCTCATCGGCATCATGTAGCCGCCGCTGACGCCACCACCATTGCTCTCTCCTACGCCGTTGTACACGACGGAGTTGGAGCCGGTGCTGTGCTCGAGCGAAGCGTTGTCGATGCTGCCGAGGCCGTGCATCGCCGCCTGCCCTGCCGAGAAGAAGTCGTGcgccccggcgccggcgccggcgcccagGTTCAGGTGGTGGAGCTCCTGCAGGTTGTGCGCCGCCGCGATCACCGCG
This region includes:
- the LOC133910198 gene encoding extensin-1-like; translated protein: MKMSMTGQPKGHLWMAFTMLFAIFTMHGAGATSFLPPSLSLSPTYAPVIKVVGKVYCYRCFNEAHPEESHGKKHLEGAMVKVTCQANDQALVGFGYTRSNGKYSVSLKGLPISNTYGSDSCKVELHAAPGGSDCNVPMELNLSGLSVYSKSSEELVLKANQIMAFASKKTFVCSKPHILPPMYPHSLSPPYQYPSPLSPLPYQYSPPPSNQFPPPAYQYPSPPQNYHPSPPPYQQSTPSNTYRSPPPPQGVKIPAPSHKHLTPPYYYKSPLLPSSATPPYHYNSPPPYQYSPPPYNYQSSPPSYLYSPPLPPKASKHLQPKAPHENSPPASSTSTQPLYQYNSLSPPNVGTSSTMPPLHTYQSPPPPNQLS